A genomic segment from Poecilia reticulata strain Guanapo linkage group LG3, Guppy_female_1.0+MT, whole genome shotgun sequence encodes:
- the LOC103462308 gene encoding adhesion G protein-coupled receptor G3-like, with the protein MIPVLVLLLLHQSKADEVCISISEYNLNITVPSGNMTEKWNSEGAVCENDEDCFLWCVPTNDTWFHGSHGCLNCSVTNRSHNITEYTIHGNTSDTVCYHTHCREDSILLLNHRLKEINDFQKKMKALQYIKGSCPNLFRTSYEIKKAYVILEKQIIHKIMNTSELEGGSSKTYNLKYLSVNVFKINDTVLNVSEDMIPLEAPQLWPNDGSFVPEVWIPVNALKNMPPEDRVIGLVSYMDRSQFQFKMEEICSMVLRIEESGKSHLQNLKPPIKMIFKVMKPERNDSQLLCHYFDDVDDVDGFAWKPDGCETEIDQDQVTCKCSHATPFAVLLIRMPIDEAHWKLLSYISYIGCGISLFFSVSSLVVYVFNRSNKMDTSMSIHVSLSGALLLLNSTFLLTEWGPTVEPDWVCEFIAALMHYSLLCCFTWMAIEALHLYLLLIKVFNTYYKYYLLKLSLVGWGIPAIIVSISLCVKNVKQFYGVTELTLSDTNQTNSICWITDDTYFYSLNLVYFTLIFILNSGILMAVASSICKMKKMLKTNSKHQAIASRKSKEVPQRFSVSCQSGLTLLGLTCLMGTTWGLAFLGSGYVNYTVLYLFCILNSLQGFFIFVWICLLAKKQKRKEMEEKVSSITAVPSDTKKD; encoded by the exons ATGATTCCAGTTCTGGTTTTGCTGCTGCTCCACCAGTCGAAGGCTGATGAAG TGTGTATCAGCATCTCTGAGTATAATTTAAACATCACGGTGCCTTCTGGAAACATGACTGAGAAGTGGAATAGTGAAGGTGCTGTATGTGAGAACGATGAAGACTGTTTCCTTTGGTGCGTACCCACCAATGACACGTGGTTCCATGGATCACATGGCTGCTTAAACTGTTCAGTGACAAATAGAAGTCATAACATCACTGAGTATACAATACATGGAA ACACCTCGGACACCGTCTGCTACCACACCCACTGCAGGGAAGACTCCATCCTGCTACTTAATCACAGACTGAAGGAAATAAACGATttccagaagaaaatgaagGCACTCCAGTACATAAAGGGTTCATGTCCGAATCTCTTCAGAACCAGTTATGAAATTAAGAAGGCGTATGTAAT ACTGGAGAAgcaaataattcataaaattaTGAATACGTCTGAGCTTGAGGGTGGCAGCTCCAAGACCTACAACCTGAAGTACTTGTCtgtgaatgttttcaaaattaatgACACAGTCCTCAACGTTTCAGAAGACATGATCCCACTGGAAGCTCCTCAG TTATGGCCCAACGACGGCTCATTTGTCCCTGAGGTCTGGATCCCAGTGAACGCTCTGAAAAACATGCCACCAGAGGATCGAGTTATCGGCCTGGTCAGCTACATGGACCGCAGCCAGTTCCAG TTTAAGATGGAGGAGATCTGCTCCATGGTTCTCAGGATAGAGGAGTCAGGCAAGTCTCACCTTCAGAATCTCAAGCCACCaatcaaaatgattttcaaGGTTATGAAACCAGAAAGG aatGATTCCCAGTTACTGTGTCACTACTTTGACGATGTTGATGATGTCGACG GTTTTGCCTGGAAACCAGACGGATGTGAAACTGAGATCGACCAAGATCAAGTTACCTGCAAGTGCAGCCATGCCACACCCTTTGCTGTCCTTCTG ATAAGAATGCCAATAGATGAAGCCCACTGGAAATTACTGTCTTACATCAGTTACATAGGCTGTggaatttctcttttcttcagcGTTTCGTCTCTCGTTGTCTATGTGTTCAACAG GAGCAACAAAATGGACACTTCCATGTCCATCCACGTGTCTCTGAGCGGCGCCTTGCTTCTCCTTAACTCTACCTTCCTGCTGACTGAGTGGGGGCCCACAGTGGAGCCGGACTGGGTCTGTGAGTTCATAGCTGCGCTCATGCATTACTCACTGCTCTGCTGTTTCACCTGGATGGCCATCGAGGCCCTGCACCTCTACCTGCTGCTGATAAAGGTGTTCAACACCTACTACAAATACTACCTGCTCAAACTGTCTCTCGTCGGATGGG gGATTCCTGCAATAATTGTGTCAATATCTTTGTGTGTGAAGAACGTTAAACAGTTTTATGGAGTTACAGAGTTGACCTTGTCAGACACCAATCAAACCAATAGCAT CTGCTGGATCACAGATGATACTTACTTCTACTCACTGAACCTCGTGTATTTCACCCTGATATTCATCTTGAACTCTGGCATTCTGATGGCAGTGGCCTCAAGCATCTGcaagatgaagaaaatgttaaagactAACTCAAAACATCAAGCCATTGCTAGCAGAAAGTCAAAGGAAGTCCCCCAGAGGTTCAGCGTGTCCTGCCAGAGCGGCCTGACCCTGCTGGGCCTCACCTGCCTCATGGGGACCACCTGGGGTCTGGCCTTCCTGGGTTCCGGTTATGTCAACTACACAGTGCTCTACCTTTTCTGCATCCTCAACTCCCTACAAG gtttctttatttttgtgtggaTCTGTCTTTTGGCCAAGAAGcagaagaggaaagaaatggAGGAGAAAGTGTCTTCGATCACTGCGGTGCCTTCAGACACAAAAAAGGATTAG